In Magnetococcales bacterium, one genomic interval encodes:
- a CDS encoding CHASE2 domain-containing protein — protein MPRLSAMRLGTGLGVLLVFVLHAFNVLQIPLLEKFEHIAYDTRLKIAMPGTRDTRIVIVDIDEQSLARLGRWPWGRHHLAQLTETLFDHYRILALGFDVVFAERDESSGLPVLERLATGALQNQPGFLLEFNRMRPVLERDERFAGTLKGRPVMMGYYFRSDGNAAQSSRSGALPDPVISLEELGRANVPFISATGYGANLPILQSAAQNGGFLDNPLVDTDGVHRSLPLLREFQGKIYQSLSLSLVRAILGDPPVTLGITPVAKNPREVETGLEWVGLGPHHIPVDERAAILIPYRGPPGTFPYVSVVDILDKKANPTVLNDAIVLVGSSAPGLMDLRVTPIHPAFPGVEIHANVISGILDGAVKRHAQHQLIIELVYFALIGITLLILAPRLAPAWGFYLTILLWILIVWSNALFW, from the coding sequence GTGCCGCGTCTCTCCGCGATGCGCCTGGGAACCGGACTCGGGGTATTGCTGGTTTTCGTGCTGCACGCCTTCAACGTGCTTCAGATTCCCCTGCTGGAAAAATTTGAACACATCGCCTATGACACCCGTCTGAAAATCGCCATGCCCGGCACCCGGGATACCCGGATCGTGATCGTGGACATCGACGAGCAAAGTCTCGCCCGCCTTGGACGCTGGCCCTGGGGGCGTCACCACTTGGCCCAGTTGACCGAAACCCTGTTCGATCATTATCGCATCCTGGCCCTGGGTTTCGACGTGGTGTTCGCCGAACGGGATGAAAGCTCCGGCCTGCCGGTTCTGGAAAGACTGGCGACGGGGGCCTTGCAAAACCAACCGGGCTTCCTGCTGGAGTTCAACCGGATGCGACCGGTTCTGGAGCGGGACGAACGGTTCGCCGGCACCCTGAAAGGGCGTCCGGTGATGATGGGGTATTATTTCCGTTCCGATGGCAACGCCGCCCAATCCTCCCGATCCGGCGCCCTGCCCGATCCGGTGATCAGCCTGGAGGAATTGGGACGCGCCAATGTGCCGTTCATCTCCGCGACCGGTTATGGCGCCAATCTGCCCATTTTGCAAAGCGCCGCCCAGAACGGCGGATTTCTTGACAATCCCCTGGTGGATACGGATGGCGTGCATCGTTCCCTGCCCCTGCTGCGGGAGTTTCAGGGCAAGATCTATCAATCCCTTTCATTAAGTCTGGTGCGTGCCATTCTGGGGGATCCTCCCGTCACTCTGGGCATCACCCCGGTAGCCAAAAATCCACGGGAGGTGGAAACCGGTCTGGAATGGGTCGGACTGGGACCCCATCACATTCCGGTGGATGAACGGGCCGCCATCCTGATTCCCTATCGGGGGCCACCGGGAACCTTCCCTTATGTCTCCGTGGTGGACATCCTCGACAAAAAAGCCAATCCGACGGTTCTCAACGATGCCATCGTGCTGGTGGGTTCCTCGGCGCCGGGACTGATGGATCTGCGGGTCACTCCGATTCATCCCGCCTTTCCCGGGGTGGAAATTCATGCCAATGTGATCAGCGGCATCCTGGACGGCGCGGTCAAGCGCCATGCCCAGCATCAATTGATCATCGAATTGGTCTATTTTGCGCTGATTGGCATCACCCTGCTCATCCTGGCACCCAGACTGGCCCCGGCGTGGGGATTTTATCTGACGATCCTGTTGTGGATCCTGATCGTCTGGAGCAACGCCCTGTTCTGGC